Below is a window of Synechococcus sp. RSCCF101 DNA.
GCGCTGGGAGGCGTAACCGGTGCCCCGGACCGTGAGGATCAGCTCGGGATTGCGGGGATCGGGCTCGAGCTTGCCGCGCAAACGGGCCACGTACACATCGACCACCCGCAGGTCGGCTGCGCGCCGGGGCGGGTAGCCCCAGAGCTGCTCGAGGATCTCGGCTCTGGGCACGACCCGGCCCGGCTCACGGAACAGGAGCTCCAGCAGGCTGAACTCGGTGTAGGTGAGGGCGATGCGCTCGCCATCGCGCGTCACCTGACGGCGGTTGGTGTCCACCACCAGATCACCCAGGCGCAGCACACCCTGGCCTCCGGCCGCGTCCCCGAGGTCGGCGGCACCGGCCGATCGGCCGACGCGGCGAAGGATCGAAACGATGCGCGCCTCCAGCTCCTTGGGGCTGAAGGGCTTGGGCAGGTAGTCGTCGGCGCCGAGATCGAGGCCGGCGACCCGCTCGCTGATGCTGTCGAGGGCCGAGAGAAAGATGATCGGCACACAGGATTCATCCCTCAGCCGCCGGCAGACCGCGAAGCCGTCCAGACGGGGCAGCATCACATCGAGCACCAC
It encodes the following:
- the rpaB gene encoding response regulator transcription factor RpaB, coding for MPAPDQARPKATILVVDDEPAVRRVLLMRLQLAGYRVIAAEDGEQALTLFHREQPDLVVLDVMLPRLDGFAVCRRLRDESCVPIIFLSALDSISERVAGLDLGADDYLPKPFSPKELEARIVSILRRVGRSAGAADLGDAAGGQGVLRLGDLVVDTNRRQVTRDGERIALTYTEFSLLELLFREPGRVVPRAEILEQLWGYPPRRAADLRVVDVYVARLRGKLEPDPRNPELILTVRGTGYASQRRGEAALAAGG